A genomic window from Halorubrum trapanicum includes:
- the larE gene encoding ATP-dependent sacrificial sulfur transferase LarE has translation MSRNARAADDGSLAPETAAKAASARDALGERDGVLVAFSGGVDSAVVAALARDALGDDAVACTARSETLPAAELDDAKRVADEIGIDHETVTFSELDDPNFVANDGDRCYHCRTMRLGEMYETATELGIDTVCDGTNADDPGEGHRPGLRAVEELDVFSPLLDAGISKEEVRAIADSYDLSVADKPSMACLSSRIPTGLEVTEERLTRVEKAERVLREWGFEGFRVRDHDGLARVEIAPDELERALDPDFADAVHEHLTDLGFEYVTLDMAGYRTGSVSPGGGEEGGSDGTGGGEEGGSDEADDDVDGADDDDSGGVDLGRSYPR, from the coding sequence ATGAGCCGGAACGCGCGAGCGGCCGACGACGGGTCGCTCGCACCCGAGACGGCGGCGAAGGCGGCGAGCGCCCGCGACGCGCTCGGCGAGCGCGACGGGGTTCTCGTCGCGTTCTCGGGCGGCGTCGACTCCGCGGTGGTGGCCGCGCTGGCGCGGGACGCGCTCGGCGACGACGCCGTGGCGTGCACCGCCCGCAGCGAGACGCTCCCCGCGGCGGAGCTCGACGACGCGAAGCGCGTCGCCGACGAGATCGGAATCGACCACGAGACGGTGACGTTCTCCGAGCTGGACGACCCGAACTTCGTCGCCAACGACGGCGACCGCTGTTACCACTGCCGGACGATGCGGCTCGGAGAGATGTACGAGACGGCCACGGAGCTCGGCATCGACACCGTCTGCGACGGGACGAACGCGGACGACCCGGGCGAGGGACACCGGCCCGGGCTCCGCGCGGTCGAGGAGCTCGACGTGTTCTCGCCGCTGCTCGACGCCGGGATCTCGAAGGAGGAGGTCCGCGCGATCGCCGACTCGTACGACCTCTCCGTGGCCGACAAGCCCTCGATGGCGTGTCTCTCCTCACGGATCCCGACCGGCCTGGAGGTGACCGAGGAGCGGTTGACCCGCGTCGAGAAGGCCGAACGGGTGCTCCGCGAGTGGGGATTCGAGGGGTTCCGCGTGCGCGACCACGACGGCCTCGCCCGCGTCGAGATCGCGCCGGACGAGTTAGAGCGCGCGCTCGACCCCGACTTCGCCGACGCCGTCCACGAGCACCTCACCGACCTCGGCTTCGAGTACGTCACCCTCGACATGGCGGGCTACCGGACCGGGAGCGTGAGCCCGGGCGGCGGCGAGGAAGGCGGCTCCGACGGGACGGGCGGCGGCGAGGAAGGCGGCTCCGACGAGGCGGACGACGACGTCGACGGCGCGGACGACGACGATTCCGGCGGCGTCGACCTCGGCCGGAGCTATCCGCGCTGA